In Aphelocoma coerulescens isolate FSJ_1873_10779 chromosome 25, UR_Acoe_1.0, whole genome shotgun sequence, a genomic segment contains:
- the GLMP gene encoding glycosylated lysosomal membrane protein, with the protein MAAGAGLALLAALLAAAGAERGRKVSMQYNPGWNGSSVNLLHVRAAGPGDSLHYVWSSIGAPAVLLVATQSPSSALRVNWTQLLSPSPAGAIWIDPPDSVVYSTAVVFTKLFEFSEAKPLGELFYPTYDLSEFSWDSLNHTLNHTALTAELSGVPATDPGGGFANGSLAFRVTAYEASGRAGRLPSLLHTADSSQLEFILAGVAPRGNGSHFVLEVATVEEAGAARRLRSERSIDDEYTPTIFEVLSLVAESQNGSSTLGFLQWKATAYGSRSPRREDGIRCRAQGLQAANWTLPVSSIVQAYFGESLGSTCTISALNVSFGGEEGRVYQEKRYLSWSVLLGFGQPPRDTFSALVISITAVALGTPLAMLLLGSCLVLLARRRRYSEYEPIN; encoded by the exons ATGGCCGCCGGTGCGGGGCTGGCGCTGCTGGCGGCGCTGCTGGCGGCCGCcggggccgagcggggccggaaG GTGTCCATGCAGTACAACCCCGGCTGGAACGGCTCCTCCGTGAACCTGCTGCAtgtgcgggcggcggggcccggggaCAGCCTGCACTACGTGTGGAGCAGCATCGGGGCCCCCGCCGTGCTGCTGGTGGCCACCCAGAGCCCCAGCAGCGCCCTGAGGGTCAACTGGACCCAGCTGCTCTCGCCCAGTCCTGCCGGAGCCATCTGGATCGACCCTCCCGACAGCGTGGTCTATTCCACGGCCGTGGTCTTCACCAAG ctgtTCGAGTTCAGCGAGGCCAAACCTTTGGGAGAGCTCTTCTACCCCACCTATGACCTGTCCGAGTTCTCCTGGGACAGCCTCAACCATACCCTGAACCACACGGCGCTGACGGCCGAGCTCAGCGGGGTCCCAGCCACCGACCCCGGCGGCGGCTTCGCCAACGGCAGCCTGGCATTCCGG GTGACAGCCTACGAGGCCAGTGGCCGCGCCGGGCGCCTGCCCAGCCTCCTGCACACGGCAGAcagctcccagctggaattCATCCTGGCCGGGGTGGCCCCGCGGGGAAACGGCTCCCACTTTGTGCTGGAGGTGGCCACGGTGGAGGAGGCAGGGGCGGCGCGGAGGCTGCGCTCGGAGCGATCCATCGACGACGAGTACACCCCCACCATCTTTGAG GTGCTGTCCCTGGTAGCCGAGTCCCAGAACGGCAGCTCCACGCTCGGGTTCCTGCAGTGGAAGGCGACGGCCTACGGCTCACGGAGCCCCCGGCGCGAGGACGGCATCCGCTGCCGGGCTCAGGGGCTGCAGGCGGCCAACTGGACCCTGCCCGTGTCCAGCATCGTCCAGGCCTACTTTGGGGAGAGTCTGGGCAGCACCTGCACCATCAGCGCCCTCAACGTGTCCTttgggggagaggagggacgGGTGTACCAGGAGAAGCGATACCTCAGCTG GTCGGTGCTGCTGGGCTTCGGGCagccccccagggacaccttctcgGCCCTGGTCATCTCCATCACGGCCGTGGCACTGGGCACACccctggccatgctgctgctgggcagctgcctggtgctgctggcGCGGAGGAGACGCTACTCGGAGTACGAGCCCATCAACTGA